The Armatimonadota bacterium nucleotide sequence CGCGGACTGAGAACGAGGTGGCGACCATCATCGTGGATTGCGCCTTTCGGGTCCACGAGGCATTCGGTCCCGGGTTGCTTGAGTCGGCCTATGAGGCGTTGCTCGAACAGGAACTTCGTCGTCGTGGCTTGTTCGTACAGCGGCAGCATCCCATTCCCCTCATGTACGGCGATGTGAAGTTGCCTGAGGGCTATCGAGCCGACTTGATTGTCGAGCGCATCGTCATTGTGGAAGTGAAATCGGTCGAGGAGATAGCGCCCGTTCACTTCAAACAGCTTCTCACCTATCTCAAGGTCGCCGACAAGCGACTCGGACTTCTGATCAATTTCAACGTGCCACTAATCAAAGATGGCATCAAGCGAGTCATCAACGGAAAGCTCCGCTGACAACGTTCTGGAGCCCTTTGTGTCTTCCGAATCTTGGCGCCTTTGTGTGAAACATCTGGGGGAAGTCCAAAGCAGCTCGTCAGCCCCTGAGCACTTGTTACGACAGCCAGTTCACTTCGCCAGGCCCATTGCCGGCAAGATCAGATACAGGCACCCCAGCGTGACGACGAAGCCGACGACGTCGATCAGGGCGCCGGACCGCATCATCTGTTTGGCAGGAACCAATCCGCTCGAATACACGATCGCGTTTGGCGCGGTCGAAACCGGCAGAATGAAACCGAAGCTCGCGCCCAGAGCCACACCCAGTGCCGGAGGAATCGGCGAGACACCGGCGCCGTTCGCGATGGCAATGGCGACCGGCACGAGGGTCGTGGCCGCCGCTGTATTGCTTCCAAGCTCGCTCAGGATGATCGCCGCCGCGATGCAGAGGGCGGTAATGGCCCAAAGCGAATGGGCTCCCGTCAGGTCTGCGGCTGTCTGGCCGAAGGTCTTGGCGAGCCCAGAGGAGAACATCGCCTGCCCCAATGCGATGCCGCCCCCAAAAAGCATGATCACGCCCCAGTCGATACTGGCAGCTTGTTTCCAGGTGATGGTTCGGCCGTGGCCCGTGTCGCGCGCCGGAAGGATGAACAGCAGCGCAACGCCCAAAAGAGCGGCCACGGCGGGCGTCAGATGGCCCTGGAGCCACTTGGTCCAGGGCGCGGCCTTTCCTTGCGCCAATTCGGTAGCGGCCGAAGAGAGGTCTGGGATCATCCACAGCGCGAGCACGATGAGGAAGGTGATCAGCACGTTTCGTTCGGCGGGGCCCATCCTTCCAAGTTCGCGGTAGCGTTCAAGGGCCAGCGGGCGCGCGTGGGCGATGCTCGGCGCATTCCTTCGGTAGAGGACCCAGAGCACGACCCAAGCGGCCAAAATCATCGCCAAGGTGATGGGCATCGCAAACGCGACCCATTGCATGAAAGTGATCGTTACACCGGCGGTCTCCTGGATCATACCGATGCCGATTAGGTTCGGCGGAGTTCCGACGGGTAGCCCAACAGCCACGCTCGATCCCCAGGTGAGCATGAGCATCATGGCCGTCGCGAACGGGATTTCGTCGGTACCCGCTCCCAGCGCGGACAACATGCTGACCCCGATCGGAAGCAGCATGGCGGTCGTGGCGGTGTTGGAGACGAACAGCGAGATGGCGCAGCCGATGAACCCCATCGCCAAAAGCAGTGATGACGGTGAGCGCGTCGCCCACTTCTGGGTCAGGATGAGCCAGGAGAAGCGGTTGGAGAGGCCGGTGATCTCCATGGCCTTGGCAAGGATGAAGCTGCCGACGAAAAGGGGAACGATGGTGTCGCCGTAGGCGGCAAATGCCTTCTTTTCATCGATCCCGCCAACAAAGACGAGAAGCGCGGTGCTGAGCAGGGCTGTGGCGGTGAGCGGCAACGCCTCGCTAACCCATAGCGTGACCGTGAGGACAAAGACCGCCGCCACCGGCGCCTGGTTGCCCGGTAGCCCACGGAGCAGCCACCAGGAAGCCGCAGAAGCGGCAAGGGACACTGCGAGCTTGAGGCGCGTCATCGAACCGCCCTGGTCTTCCATGCGAAGGATATTCGCCGCCTGCGGCCCTTCCCCTTCCGGGCTGCATCGTCGCCCGGCGGTACACTCCCCTCATGCCGTTCACGCTCGCTTGCGCCCAGCTTGCGCCCCAAAAGGCCAAACTTGACGCCAATATCGAGCGCATCGCCGACTTCACGGTGCAAGCTTCCCAGGGGGGCGCCGATCTGGTTCTCTTTCCTGAGTCAGCGGTCTCTGGCTACTACCTCGAGGGTGGCGTGCTCGAAAACGCCCTCGAAGCCGAGGACCTCTGCACCCGCCTGGACCGCGCCACGCAAGGGCGGCTGAGCCAACCGACAGACATTCTTGTCGGTTACTACGAGAAGGCGGGAGGCGGACTCTACAACAGCGCCCTCTATGTGGAATTGCAGCCAAACGGCGCCAAGGCCGTTCACAACTACCGAAAGTTTTTCTTGCCGACGTATGGTCTCTTCGACGAGGAGCGGTTCGTTTCGCGCGGCCACAAGCTCGGGGTGTTCGACACGCGGCTGGGGCGCTTTGGCGTGCTCATCTGCGAGGACGTGTGGCACTCTCTGCTCTCGACCCTTTGCGCGGTGCAGGGCGCTCAGGCCATCTTGGTTCCGAGCGCTTCTCCTGGACGGGGCTTCCACGGGTCGGAACCAGAGAACCACGCGCGCTACCGCCGCATGTTGAGGGCCATCTCCGAGGAGCACGGCCTGTTCACCGCAAACGTTCAATTGACTGGCTTCGAAGGCGGGAAGGGCTTCGTCGGCGGCAGCATGGTTTTCGATCCCATGGGCAACCCGATCGCCGAAAGTCCGCTCATCGAGGAGCACCTGCTGATGGCGAAGATTGATCCCGATCTACAGGCCATAGCCAGGAGCGCCACGCCGCTGCTTGCCGATCTGAGAACGGCTTGGGCGGACATATCCAGGATGGTTCAGGAGGTCGAGTAGCTCTTGCCGACGCTAACCGTAAGAAGGGACTCGCCCAAGGACTCAG carries:
- a CDS encoding GxxExxY protein; translation: MSNLPRTENEVATIIVDCAFRVHEAFGPGLLESAYEALLEQELRRRGLFVQRQHPIPLMYGDVKLPEGYRADLIVERIVIVEVKSVEEIAPVHFKQLLTYLKVADKRLGLLINFNVPLIKDGIKRVINGKLR
- a CDS encoding DASS family sodium-coupled anion symporter: MEDQGGSMTRLKLAVSLAASAASWWLLRGLPGNQAPVAAVFVLTVTLWVSEALPLTATALLSTALLVFVGGIDEKKAFAAYGDTIVPLFVGSFILAKAMEITGLSNRFSWLILTQKWATRSPSSLLLAMGFIGCAISLFVSNTATTAMLLPIGVSMLSALGAGTDEIPFATAMMLMLTWGSSVAVGLPVGTPPNLIGIGMIQETAGVTITFMQWVAFAMPITLAMILAAWVVLWVLYRRNAPSIAHARPLALERYRELGRMGPAERNVLITFLIVLALWMIPDLSSAATELAQGKAAPWTKWLQGHLTPAVAALLGVALLFILPARDTGHGRTITWKQAASIDWGVIMLFGGGIALGQAMFSSGLAKTFGQTAADLTGAHSLWAITALCIAAAIILSELGSNTAAATTLVPVAIAIANGAGVSPIPPALGVALGASFGFILPVSTAPNAIVYSSGLVPAKQMMRSGALIDVVGFVVTLGCLYLILPAMGLAK
- a CDS encoding beta-ureidopropionase; this encodes MPFTLACAQLAPQKAKLDANIERIADFTVQASQGGADLVLFPESAVSGYYLEGGVLENALEAEDLCTRLDRATQGRLSQPTDILVGYYEKAGGGLYNSALYVELQPNGAKAVHNYRKFFLPTYGLFDEERFVSRGHKLGVFDTRLGRFGVLICEDVWHSLLSTLCAVQGAQAILVPSASPGRGFHGSEPENHARYRRMLRAISEEHGLFTANVQLTGFEGGKGFVGGSMVFDPMGNPIAESPLIEEHLLMAKIDPDLQAIARSATPLLADLRTAWADISRMVQEVE